In a genomic window of Helianthus annuus cultivar XRQ/B chromosome 10, HanXRQr2.0-SUNRISE, whole genome shotgun sequence:
- the LOC110895523 gene encoding cyclin-D3-1 isoform X1: MDNCVKTTTPLSSFSSVQSNLSMAISSPSSAPFLDSLFYCEEQDHPWSYDHNEEHEQDLHPPTINHQDFFWEDEELVHLFTKEQLQTLHSTFTFDHFARKDAVDWILKVKSHFGFTHLTAILAINYLDRFLSNLHFQQDKPWMIQLLAVTSLSLAAKVEETQVPSLLDLQVEDTKYMFEPKNIQKMELLMMSALEWKMNPVTPISFLDHIVRRLGLKTHLHSIFVKKCEDLILFLVSDSRFVGYQPSVLATAAMLHVIDQVDYFNSVDYQNQLLEVLKTTKEKVKECNEMIMEASHISSFNLKKRKFEEDETMHIISSSSSSHHYHRQPPLKKTGIVQQKLGYGSLSCKVPVDVAYIP, translated from the exons ATGGATAATTGTGTGAAAACAACTACCCCTTTATCTTCTTTCTCTTCTGTCCAATCTAATCTATCCATGGCCATTTCTTCACCTTCATCTGCACCTTTCTTGGACTCACTCTTCTACTGTGAAGAGCAAGATCATCCATGGAGCTATGACCACAATGAAGAACATGAACAAGATCTCCATCCTCCAACCATAAACCACCAAGATTTCTTCTGGGAAGATGAAGAACTTGTCCATCTCTTCACCAAAGAACAGTTACAAACACTTCATTCTACTTTCACTTTTGACCACTTTGCTCGCAAAGATGCTGTTGACTGGATCCTTAAAGTCAAATCCCACTTCGGATTCACACATCTCACTGCCATTCTTGCCATCAATTATCTTGACAGGTTTCTTTCAAACCTTCACTTCCAGCAAGATAAGCCATGGATGATTCAACTTCTTGCTGTCACTTCTCTCTCTTTAGCTGCTAAAGTTGAAGAAACTCAAGTTCCATCTCTCCTAGATCTTCAA GTGGAAGACACAAAGTACATGTTTGAGcccaaaaacatacaaaaaatggAGCTTTTGATGATGTCAGCCCTGGAATGGAAGATGAATCCAGTTACACCAATCTCATTTCTTGATCATATTGTTAGAAGACTGGGATTAAAGACTCATCTTCACTCAATTTTTGTCAAGAAATGTGAAGATCTTATTCTGTTCTTGGTTTCAG ATTCAAGATTCGTGGGTTATCAGCCATCGGTATTGGCCACAGCTGCAATGCTTCATGTTATAGATCAAGTTGACTATTTCAACTCTGTTGACTATCAGAATCAGCTTCTGGAAGTACTCAAAACCACAAAG GAGAAAGTAAAGGAGTGCAATGAGATGATTATGGAGGCATCACATATAAGTTCCTTTAACCTCAAAAAGCGAAAGTTTGAAGAGGATGAAACCATGCATAtcatctcatcatcatcatcatcccatCACTATCATCGTCAACCTCCTCTCAAGAAAACGGGGATTGTACAACAAAAGTTGGGTTATGGTTCGCTAAGTTGCAAAGTGCCTGTTGACGTGGCATATATTCCTTGA
- the LOC110895523 gene encoding cyclin-D3-1 isoform X2, whose protein sequence is MDNCVKTTTPLSSFSSVQSNLSMAISSPSSAPFLDSLFYCEEQDHPWSYDHNEEHEQDLHPPTINHQDFFWEDEELVHLFTKEQLQTLHSTFTFDHFARKDAVDWILKVKSHFGFTHLTAILAINYLDRFLSNLHFQQDKPWMIQLLAVTSLSLAAKVEETQVPSLLDLQVEDTKYMFEPKNIQKMELLMMSALEWKMNPVTPISFLDHIVRRLGLKTHLHSIFVKKCEDLILFLVSDSRFVGYQPSVLATAAMLHVIDQVDYFNSVDYQNQLLEVLKTTKLGQIKSSITGQH, encoded by the exons ATGGATAATTGTGTGAAAACAACTACCCCTTTATCTTCTTTCTCTTCTGTCCAATCTAATCTATCCATGGCCATTTCTTCACCTTCATCTGCACCTTTCTTGGACTCACTCTTCTACTGTGAAGAGCAAGATCATCCATGGAGCTATGACCACAATGAAGAACATGAACAAGATCTCCATCCTCCAACCATAAACCACCAAGATTTCTTCTGGGAAGATGAAGAACTTGTCCATCTCTTCACCAAAGAACAGTTACAAACACTTCATTCTACTTTCACTTTTGACCACTTTGCTCGCAAAGATGCTGTTGACTGGATCCTTAAAGTCAAATCCCACTTCGGATTCACACATCTCACTGCCATTCTTGCCATCAATTATCTTGACAGGTTTCTTTCAAACCTTCACTTCCAGCAAGATAAGCCATGGATGATTCAACTTCTTGCTGTCACTTCTCTCTCTTTAGCTGCTAAAGTTGAAGAAACTCAAGTTCCATCTCTCCTAGATCTTCAA GTGGAAGACACAAAGTACATGTTTGAGcccaaaaacatacaaaaaatggAGCTTTTGATGATGTCAGCCCTGGAATGGAAGATGAATCCAGTTACACCAATCTCATTTCTTGATCATATTGTTAGAAGACTGGGATTAAAGACTCATCTTCACTCAATTTTTGTCAAGAAATGTGAAGATCTTATTCTGTTCTTGGTTTCAG ATTCAAGATTCGTGGGTTATCAGCCATCGGTATTGGCCACAGCTGCAATGCTTCATGTTATAGATCAAGTTGACTATTTCAACTCTGTTGACTATCAGAATCAGCTTCTGGAAGTACTCAAAACCACAAAG CTTGGTCAAATAAAATCTAGCATTACTGGACAGCACTAA